A single Providencia manganoxydans DNA region contains:
- the pyrE gene encoding orotate phosphoribosyltransferase, producing the protein MKAYQREFIELAMKKEVLKFGEFTLKSGRKSPYFFNAGLFNTGRDLALVGRFYAQALKESAIECDVLFGPAYKGIPIATTTAVALAEHHDIDMPYCFNRKEAKDHGEGGTLVGSPLKGKVVVVDDVITAGTAIRESMEIIKQQNATLNGVLLCLDRQEKGKGEISAVQEVERDYHCKVYSIITMSDLIVYLTERADMQQHLSAMMVYREQYGI; encoded by the coding sequence ATGAAAGCTTATCAGCGCGAATTTATAGAACTTGCCATGAAAAAAGAAGTACTTAAATTTGGTGAGTTTACGCTGAAATCAGGCCGCAAAAGTCCTTACTTTTTTAATGCAGGATTATTTAACACAGGGCGTGACCTAGCTCTCGTTGGTCGTTTTTATGCGCAGGCTCTCAAGGAAAGTGCGATTGAATGTGATGTCCTGTTTGGGCCGGCGTATAAAGGTATTCCTATTGCGACAACAACTGCGGTCGCATTAGCTGAACATCATGATATTGATATGCCATACTGCTTTAACCGTAAAGAAGCGAAAGATCATGGCGAAGGCGGTACGTTAGTCGGAAGCCCATTAAAAGGAAAAGTCGTGGTGGTTGATGATGTCATTACCGCGGGAACTGCAATTCGAGAGTCAATGGAAATTATTAAGCAGCAAAATGCAACACTTAATGGTGTGCTTTTGTGCCTTGACCGCCAAGAAAAAGGGAAGGGTGAAATCTCGGCGGTGCAAGAGGTCGAGCGTGATTATCACTGCAAAGTCTATTCAATTATTACAATGAGTGACTTAATCGTCTATCTCACGGAGCGCGCAGATATGCAGCAGCATTTAAGTGCGATGATGGTATATCGCGAACAATATGGTATTTAA
- the rph gene encoding ribonuclease PH, whose translation MRPEGRMADQMRPIKISRNYTKHAEGSVLIEFGDTKVLCNATVEEGVPRFLKGQGQGWVTAEYGMLPRATNSRNQREAAKGKQTGRTMEIQRLIARSLRAAVDLKKLGEYTITLDCDVIQADGGTRTAAISGACVALVDALNKMVEQGKLVKSPLKSMVAAVSVGIVNNEALCDLEYVEDSAAETDMNVVMMDDGRMIEVQGTAEGEPFSHEELLSLLALAKTGLDSIFEAQREALK comes from the coding sequence ATGCGTCCAGAAGGCAGAATGGCAGACCAAATGCGTCCAATTAAGATTTCACGCAACTATACTAAGCATGCGGAAGGCTCTGTTCTTATTGAGTTTGGCGACACGAAGGTGTTATGTAATGCAACAGTAGAAGAAGGTGTACCTCGCTTTTTAAAAGGCCAAGGTCAAGGTTGGGTCACCGCAGAATATGGTATGTTACCTCGTGCGACTAATTCACGTAACCAACGTGAAGCAGCCAAAGGAAAGCAAACAGGGCGTACCATGGAAATTCAACGTTTAATAGCTCGTTCTTTACGCGCAGCTGTTGATCTTAAAAAGTTAGGTGAATATACCATTACATTAGATTGTGATGTGATCCAAGCTGATGGTGGAACGCGTACCGCTGCAATTTCAGGCGCTTGTGTCGCTTTGGTTGATGCATTAAATAAAATGGTTGAACAAGGTAAATTGGTAAAAAGCCCATTGAAATCGATGGTTGCAGCTGTTTCTGTCGGGATCGTGAATAACGAAGCGTTGTGTGACCTTGAGTATGTCGAAGATTCTGCGGCTGAAACCGATATGAATGTTGTGATGATGGACGATGGTCGTATGATTGAAGTTCAAGGAACGGCTGAAGGAGAGCCGTTTAGTCATGAAGAGCTACTATCATTATTAGCGCTTGCTAAAACGGGACTAGATTCCATTTTCGAAGCTCAGCGAGAAGCGTTGAAGTAA
- a CDS encoding YicC/YloC family endoribonuclease, producing the protein MIRSMTAFARRDIKGEWGSAAWELRSVNQRYLETYIRLPEQFRSLEPVIRERIRSRLTRGKVECNLRFELDGANRGELILNEELARQIISAANWVKNYSHEGEINPLEILRWPGVMSAGEQDLDAISEQLLLGLDETLDAFIQSREAEGAALHTLIEQRLDGVLVEVAKVRQHMPEILQWQRERLKTKLEEADIQVDSNRLEQELILLAQRVDVAEELDRLEAHVKETRNILKKKDANGRRLDFMMQEFNRESNTLASKSINSEVTNSAVELKVLIEQMREQIQNIE; encoded by the coding sequence ATGATCCGTAGTATGACCGCTTTTGCCCGCCGTGATATCAAGGGGGAATGGGGGAGTGCGGCCTGGGAGCTGCGTTCCGTTAATCAACGTTACCTAGAAACCTACATTCGTCTCCCTGAACAATTCCGAAGCCTAGAGCCAGTTATCCGTGAAAGGATCCGCTCTCGTCTCACTCGAGGTAAAGTCGAATGTAATCTGCGCTTTGAGTTAGATGGTGCAAATCGTGGTGAGTTGATCCTTAACGAAGAACTTGCACGTCAAATTATTAGTGCCGCTAATTGGGTGAAAAATTATAGTCACGAAGGTGAAATTAACCCATTAGAAATTTTGCGTTGGCCCGGTGTAATGTCCGCTGGCGAACAAGATTTAGATGCGATTAGTGAACAACTTTTATTAGGGCTTGATGAAACACTTGATGCCTTTATACAAAGCCGAGAAGCTGAAGGTGCTGCACTACATACTTTAATTGAGCAACGTCTTGATGGTGTTCTCGTTGAAGTCGCTAAAGTTCGTCAACATATGCCTGAAATTTTGCAATGGCAACGCGAGCGCTTGAAAACTAAGTTAGAAGAAGCTGATATTCAAGTCGATAGTAACCGTTTAGAGCAAGAACTGATCCTATTAGCGCAACGCGTTGATGTCGCTGAAGAACTTGATAGGCTCGAAGCTCATGTAAAAGAAACGCGTAATATCCTTAAAAAGAAAGATGCTAATGGCCGACGCCTTGATTTTATGATGCAAGAGTTCAACCGTGAATCTAATACGCTAGCCTCAAAATCAATTAATAGTGAAGTTACCAATTCGGCTGTTGAGCTGAAAGTGTTGATTGAACAAATGAGAGAGCAGATTCAAAATATTGAATAA